The nucleotide window CCCCTTCCAAACCTAACAACTGGCGTGGGTAAATAATAACACGTGTATAAAATGCGTATATGTTAAAAATACACAGCCCACATGCGTGTCTTTAGCCGACGGGAGTAACCAGACAAGGGAAAGACGACACCACACACTAGACGACCTAGGGGGACCTGCATGGCCGATTTGCTGCAGTCGCTCCTCACTGCTGTGTGTCGCAGTAGGCTGCAATCTGCACTCATCTGACTGGCCCAAGCCACGCATGCACTGACCTGACACTACTGCGCAATGACGCTTCACACGCACGCAGCCCAAAATATGCTGACACATTGCATGTGATCGTGTTGCTAAATTCAACGCGGACTTGGTTGTGTCAAGAGATGCAACACCAACATAGACGTTGATTGGAACGTCACATATGCGGGGCTgtagtaggctatttatttaACCCATTCGATTCAGTGAGACAAGTtgcagggaagaggagagaagacgcTGCGTCTCATTTTCAGGGTACCAATGAGTTCTGGAGGTGTCCGATGAGATTAACGTCAAACGCCCCCTTGTGTGACCAAAATATACCACATCAGCACCCCATCGAGAAGGGCCACCACATCTAAATTTTAAAAAGCTCATAacgacagcagacacacacactcaaatgctaCACAAGTGAGAAGGCTTTGCATTAGAACATACCCTTGATATGATCAGAGTAAAATCAGTGTTGTAGACCAAAATTATTCTCTTTATTGCAGCAAGAGACGTTCGGGAAATTAACCGGACAGTAACATTGGAAATGTATCAGAAAAAACATATGTGCAACCAAATACACAAGTTAATGTTCATGCACACACCTGTttgtgatgataaaaaaaaggaaCTCATCCCTCATACATAGGGTATAATAACTAGCAAGGCTGGTTTGTACGATAGTAGGGTTCAGCTACTGGTGCAGACTATAGtggtctaaagcctaccttacacgggcaagatttgggaaagattattgaaagatcgtagtcttttaactaatgcccctcattcaagctttactcaaaagactagtctttcaagaatctttcccaaattttgtcagtgtaaggtaggctttagctgaAGGTCCTGACAATGACTGGACGTGTAAcggcatacaaaaaaaaacactaaaacacacatactttaaGAAGAGTGGGTTTAATTACAAGCAACAAACtccaagtgttttttttttttttgtttcctttttatGATATCTTCTCAAACTAGACTTCACAACTTAGGGCCAGACACAGACGCCATGAGAGAAGTAAGCAAAATGCAGGGTAATGCAGTTTGTCCTTAATACCATGTGATCAAACTCATCTGTAGGCTTTTAAAATTATCAAAaactcaacaaaaaaaagaaagaaaagaaaaaaaaaaaagacccacTAGTACAAGATGCATGACCATAAAACAGGGGAGTTGAAGAGGCTGCCGAGACCTGACGCTCGATTGAGATTTGGAATCAATCCAATGTACTGCCAGAAATAATAATAGCACTTAATGTAGGGGCCCAATCTCAGCAGTCCAACCCACTCGTATTCAACTCTAATCAagacacatgcattcatttttcaatcaaaaatgtacagaaaaaaaataattaatacTAAAAAAATAAGAACCTGTAACCTGTATTTACATGAAGACCAATGGCGTGTAGGCTAGGTGCAGTAAGCATGGCAAAGCAatatccttttttttgtttgtttgttttgtttctcactataccttttgtttttgtatgtattattttatttcaaccTCTTTACAAAAATATTTAGTAAAACTTCAAGGAAGGCAGTGAACACGTCAGATGAAGTGTTAATTTGGGTGTGGGCTTGTGAATGGGACGCAGAAGCGATTTTGTACAGCTTAATGGAAGTTGAAAAATTAAGAACATCTGAAGCCTTTGTTGAGATTAATATATACGATTAATGTAATTTCTTTAAGCAAGAAAATAAATTCTGCACTGCACTGATATAAAATGATCACTTACTGGTTGGAATGTCAAATCTGTATCTTAAAGAGACTCACTATTCACGGGACAGAGGAGTTGATGGAAGTTTCAATGCACCTTCAccaaaagagaggaagacaaataataattataatgaaAAAAGTATCACATGCCATTCCTTCCCAGTCAGGGACAATTAACCAAACTCAAGACTAAGATCAGAAACATTGCaatatataaatggaaaaaaaaaaaaatcatattggatcaaaaattaaattaaacagaTTTACAAGAAGTCAAACCACAAAAAATCCAAACAATCTgaaatcttttctttttctgaatAAAAGCAGCAACCCGACACAAGCAGAGTAGTCCGCAGCTGAACAGCTACCGACGAATCCAGTCAAAGTCCTGCAGAAGAGCCTTCCCGCGTGGTTGACATGGAGACCGGAGGAGGTTTATATTCTGGGATGGCAGGGTGGGGCACATGTGTGaggttgaaagagagagagaggggggggggggggggggggggttgtgatgTCATCTTAATTctgtggtggagggggagggggtgcagGCGGCATTCCAAAAGGTGGCATGCCAGGCACCCCCATGCCCATCATGGTGACGAAGTTGGAGGGGTCCATTGGGGGAGGTGGCGGCGGGGGCGCATACATCATACCCGCAGAGccgggagggggtggggggggaggaggaggggcgccggggggcagagggggctgGACTCCTGGAGGAGGGGGCACCATGGATGGCGTTCCCATTGGAGGAGGCGGCTGGGAGGCAGAGGCAGCCGACTGCTGGGGCTGTTGCCATGGCGGCAGGTTACCCGTGCCAGGGGAGGACGTGGTTGTGGTGTCTGGaaggatgagggggggggggggagaagttTAGTGTTTACTCTCTATCAAAATGTAGTTTTGTAAACAAATGTCTTACTTTACACAAAAGGTATTCATTCACAAGGTAACTAAGGCAAACACTCCGTATCAACACAACTAATCTGCCCAGAGTCCTTAACTATAACATCCCACTGAATCATACACAGCTAACAGTCATCCATCAgacacgaccacacacacacacacacacacacacacacacaaatgcacacaggggTGTATTCAGAGCAGCCAGACGCTGGTTAAGTGACTCCATCACAAGCACACTCTGTCCTGGACATTAGAACTCTGCCCACTCACTCTGTTGCCACGGCAGTGGTGCACTGGTCGCCATGCTggtgggaggaggtggtggggcctgctgttgccatggcggCAGAGGTCCAGAGGGGGCCGGTGGGGGCTGAccgttggggggagggggaggagggggcatcATGCCCATAGGTGGTGGCAGCAGacctaaaacaaaaaaagaagagaaaatgaTCATGGGTAAGAAAACAAACTGGTTATCGGTTACAACCTGAGGCGGTAAAATGGCAATAACTTCATCCAAAGAATCGGAAAAATAACCAAATAGGCAGACAGATCTTCAACATGGTGAACCTGATTTTAGGTCCAAATAGTTTTACAGACACTCACCCATCGGGTGTCCGGGGGGAGCAGGCCCCTGGCCCATGGGCGGAGGTGGCGGCTGCATCCACGGCGGGGGCATCCCGTTGGGGTTGGGCGGCATGGGGGGAGCTCCCATACTGGGCATGGGGGGCGGGAAGTTGTGGTGCCCGCCGTGACCTCCGTGACCTCCGTGGCCGCCGTGCATGTTGTGGAAGTTCCTGTTCTCAGACGGGCCCGAGTTCATCCAGGGCGGCCGGCTCTGCGCAAGTGGGGAGAGAACAACAAGTCACCACACGATCATAAAATATTCCTTGAATGATTTGATTCAATGTGTATGGATAAATGCAAAGACTGTTTATATGTGTACAGCATGAATGACAAAAGGATTGCaataaagtaataaaaaaaaaaagtcaacacaCACGAGAAGTCCGAGTGCGCCCTCAGCGCCACACTAACTAACACAATTACAGGAGAGCGATTGGCAGTTGAGGCGGACGGCTGAAGATCCTCAATCCAAACTGATTGCCCCTGCTGTCCGCATTTTCTAGAGTCATTGATACGGACAGAGCCTACACAGGGAGTGCATTTTGGGGACATAATAAAAGCTACAGAGAGCTAAATAGTAACGCTCAGATAAGCAAACACCTTAAAATGGAGTGAACTGAACCAACCCCACCCAACCTGACAATAAAATCTAAAGTACGAGTACTGATGCCGTGACCCTTGTGCTACTTGGATCAAGACCTAGCGTGTGTTCACAAATAGCATTTCCTACTCCTGCAGGAAAGCCACTGCAGATTTAATGCCTCTCCCGGTGGGGATATCCTAACATTTCAGATCCTAACGTTTCAGCGCATAGAGGAACAGCCTGGAAACCCTCCAAAATCTGGTAATGGACACGAAACGGAAACGATCAGCAATAgtcaccaaaacaaacaacagacgGACGGACCGACAGACACTACGGGCTACAGCGCTGCCAGTGCACAAGAGGAGGACtgagaagagggagagcaaaACAGTAACGCTCAGATAAGCAAACGCCTCCAAAATGGAGTGAACTGAAGTCAACCATAGAGACCATAGACTACCATGGAATAGCTGTTCCAAATTCAATGTTGCATTACGTAGGTTTCATTTGTAACCATCACCACCTACTAATTGAATATACTCTGTCTGCTATTGTTAGTGCATTCAGTGTAGGCTACCTCAACTCAACAAGCTAACAGCCTAACCTGTAATTAATTCAGCTTTAACTGAAGTTTGCTTTAATGCGCAAACAAGCAAAACGGCTCAGGCCCCgttaaaaaaaactttacagTTCCCCCCATGGAAACTGTTCTTATGAGGTGGTGCTGAAAGCAGTCTGATGACTGATAGTGGGGCCTAAAGAGGATTTACCAGAGCAGTATGTTCCTTACTGAAAGGGTCGTTGTTGTGGGATAGGCAGGTAAACAATAAACTGAGCAAAAATATCCACCATTCTACTCCAGATCAATAATGTTCTTCTATTGAATATATTGTGACATTCTTTAGGCCTTAAATATAATAACAACTCAAATTTTAATTATGTTCAGACTAGGAGTGGGAAATTTAGTagaattgattaaaaaaaaaaagaatcaataagctgaaaataaaaaaattcaGAAATCTAAAGAACAGTTCTGAAGGAGGAACATCGGTGGAGGAACCCTGAAGTGTCAACGGGGTAATAACCCTGAAGTGTTGACGGGGGAACCCTGTGGTGTCGGTGACGGAACCCTGCGCTGGAGACTCACCGGCGGGCCCTGGTGGTTGTTGCCGTGTCCAGAGCCGCGGGGGCCGGAGTTGTGGTTGCTGGAGTGGCCGCCGtggccgccgccaccgccgccggaGGAGGGCACGGGCGCCTCGCCGAGCTCCGCCATGAGCGACAGGTACTCCTTATCCATGCGCGCCTTGTCCTGCGCAGACTGGGGAGGCTCCCCTGGCCGAGGGGCATAGGTGCTGCacaaggggagagggggggagggggaagggggaagaTTGAGGACAGGCCGTTACAAAACGTCTTTTGCTGTGCACCGTCTTAGAAATAGTCTGTGTGCTCCGGTATCCTTCATCAGTCCCCTCTCGTTGCTTGCAAAAGTGCATAGGATCTGCCTTTTTTAGACTACAAGGCATTACCCACCAACTGTATAGATTGACTGTTGAGACAGAGGCGCCCTGCGTTGTTTCCCGAGCAAATAAATGTTTCGCTGATTGGAGTAACGTTCACCTTGAAGGAGGCACATATACGGCTATTTTGATATCTAGTTTTGCTGCAAATACTGAATACTGACATAACTCCTAATAGGCCTGTCCTCAATGCCTATTAGGAGTTATTTCAGTCATTGTTGGTATGTAAAATGGCTGGAATCAAATGCTTATTATCAAATCCtgtccccttcacttttttgcatttttttccccagactaatgttatTGGGTATCGTATTGGTGTCGACAACAAACCAATAAATATCATGATGGCCCAAAAATTCCATATTGGTACAAGACTGCTTAAAACCACTTTGTCGAAAATCTTGATTGTGGTCGTTGCTGGATTAAACAGGGCGCTGATGGCTGTATGTTTGTGCGTTACCTGGTGAACTTGCAGTCGGAGGAGATGTGGCCGGCCCCGCCACACTTGGTGCAGAGGGTGGTGTTTGTGATGCTGCGCTGCTCTGTACTCTGCCACGGGCGGAGGATCCTGATGCAGgcgggtggagagagagagaggggggggggggggggcagggcaggGAAGGACAAGAGAAGCGGCACAATACAGTCAGATTTCATTTAGCTTCATTACCCAATCTACAAAGGAACAGCCACAAAGATTTCTATTGTGTTCGCCGCCTCCGTGAGCCCCATTTTAGCATCTGACGCACCaagtaatataataatattcagACCAAATCGAGAAGATTTAGCAGTTGTGTCAGTTTAAATTGGTTGGATAAGTGCCTTGACCTGCAGGGTattccctaaaaaaaaaaagttacaaaaTGTATGTAAATCTGCCATGGCGTTACAAGTCAGGCAGGGTCCACTCTCGATCGGTGCAGGTCGTTTTACATTTATCATTCATGAGCAAAATGCTGGTAAAAAACCCTCTAGTCCTAGTAACATGAGACAGCAGAACGCCCTGTGCTCCATCTTAACCTCTCATGCCAGCAAGGGCGCAGACTCAGTGTCCTGCAGAGGAGAGCGGTTACATAATTTGAGCAAGCGCTTGCTTCAGTACACAAGTGAGCGGGAGAGCAGGGTCTGTGTCTGCGTACTTACTGtttgtagcctgtgtgtgtacagcatatACGCGCGCATGTATGTGGTGCGTTTTTACTAGCATACGCacctgtgtgtgaatggaacaataagtatctatccatctatctatctgtgtctgtctatacaGAGTTAGCAGGGTTTCTCTTCCACGATGAAATGtgccattgtgtgtttgtgtgtgcgtaaacACACTATGGGTTACAATGAGATAAAAGTGTTTGTCTGTACACTACCAGGATATAGTATGTATGCCTGGGAGTATGTCCGTGCGTGTACCTGTTgccattctctctgtgtgtgtgtgtg belongs to Sardina pilchardus chromosome 16, fSarPil1.1, whole genome shotgun sequence and includes:
- the sf1 gene encoding splicing factor 1 isoform X2, with the protein product MATGANATPLGKLHPSIGAKRGFDAGPGAGLMAPPGPPVSFPSLQNFQQPQVPNVSFPQPLQFAPAAVPTFPVSIPQPGPGMKSPAGDFGQKKARKKSRWSSETPDQKTVIPGMPTVIPPGLTRDQERAYIVQLQIEDLTRKLRTGDLGIPVNPEDRSPSPEPIYNSEGKRLNTREYRTRKKIEEERHALITEMVGLNPEFKPPADYKPPATRVSDKVMIPQDEYPEINFVGLLIGPRGNTLKNIEKECCAKIMIRGKGSVKEGKVGRKDGQMLPGEDEPLHALVTANTMENVKKAVEQIRNILKQGIETPEDQNDLRKMQLRELARLNGTLREDDNRILRPWQSTEQRSITNTTLCTKCGGAGHISSDCKFTSTYAPRPGEPPQSAQDKARMDKEYLSLMAELGEAPVPSSGGGGGGHGGHSSNHNSGPRGSGHGNNHQGPPSRPPWMNSGPSENRNFHNMHGGHGGHGGHGGHHNFPPPMPSMGAPPMPPNPNGMPPPWMQPPPPPMGQGPAPPGHPMGLLPPPMGMMPPPPPPPNGQPPPAPSGPLPPWQQQAPPPPPTSMATSAPLPWQQNTTTTSSPGTGNLPPWQQPQQSAASASQPPPPMGTPSMVPPPPGVQPPLPPGAPPPPPPPPPGSAGMMYAPPPPPPPMDPSNFVTMMGMGVPGMPPFGMPPAPPPPPPQN
- the sf1 gene encoding splicing factor 1 isoform X1, whose product is MATGANATPLGKLHPSIGAKRGFDAGPGAGLMAPPGPPVSFPSLQNFQQPQVPNVSFPQPLQFAPAAVPTFPVSIPQPGPGMKSPAGVDFGQKKARKKSRWSSETPDQKTVIPGMPTVIPPGLTRDQERAYIVQLQIEDLTRKLRTGDLGIPVNPEDRSPSPEPIYNSEGKRLNTREYRTRKKIEEERHALITEMVGLNPEFKPPADYKPPATRVSDKVMIPQDEYPEINFVGLLIGPRGNTLKNIEKECCAKIMIRGKGSVKEGKVGRKDGQMLPGEDEPLHALVTANTMENVKKAVEQIRNILKQGIETPEDQNDLRKMQLRELARLNGTLREDDNRILRPWQSTEQRSITNTTLCTKCGGAGHISSDCKFTSTYAPRPGEPPQSAQDKARMDKEYLSLMAELGEAPVPSSGGGGGGHGGHSSNHNSGPRGSGHGNNHQGPPSRPPWMNSGPSENRNFHNMHGGHGGHGGHGGHHNFPPPMPSMGAPPMPPNPNGMPPPWMQPPPPPMGQGPAPPGHPMGLLPPPMGMMPPPPPPPNGQPPPAPSGPLPPWQQQAPPPPPTSMATSAPLPWQQNTTTTSSPGTGNLPPWQQPQQSAASASQPPPPMGTPSMVPPPPGVQPPLPPGAPPPPPPPPPGSAGMMYAPPPPPPPMDPSNFVTMMGMGVPGMPPFGMPPAPPPPPPQN
- the sf1 gene encoding splicing factor 1 isoform X3, giving the protein MVGLNPEFKPPADYKPPATRVSDKVMIPQDEYPEINFVGLLIGPRGNTLKNIEKECCAKIMIRGKGSVKEGKVGRKDGQMLPGEDEPLHALVTANTMENVKKAVEQIRNILKQGIETPEDQNDLRKMQLRELARLNGTLREDDNRILRPWQSTEQRSITNTTLCTKCGGAGHISSDCKFTSTYAPRPGEPPQSAQDKARMDKEYLSLMAELGEAPVPSSGGGGGGHGGHSSNHNSGPRGSGHGNNHQGPPSRPPWMNSGPSENRNFHNMHGGHGGHGGHGGHHNFPPPMPSMGAPPMPPNPNGMPPPWMQPPPPPMGQGPAPPGHPMGLLPPPMGMMPPPPPPPNGQPPPAPSGPLPPWQQQAPPPPPTSMATSAPLPWQQNTTTTSSPGTGNLPPWQQPQQSAASASQPPPPMGTPSMVPPPPGVQPPLPPGAPPPPPPPPPGSAGMMYAPPPPPPPMDPSNFVTMMGMGVPGMPPFGMPPAPPPPPPQN